In Carassius gibelio isolate Cgi1373 ecotype wild population from Czech Republic chromosome B4, carGib1.2-hapl.c, whole genome shotgun sequence, one DNA window encodes the following:
- the LOC127955951 gene encoding gastrula zinc finger protein XlCGF57.1, with protein sequence MAFIKEERENLRIEETFSLKHDQTEEQTDLMVVKEERQDQYERLEFKTGETSMQSETTSSPKKVQKTESSSCFICHQCEKSFKHKYTLQMHMNVHTGVKPFKCHECGKRFSRKTNLKCHMNVHTGMKPFICQLCGQCLAHKQSLDFHMKRHTGEKSFTCDQCGMSFIQKVSFDYHTKKKNSGDNGFTCKRCGESFSCRGNLKNHTRLHAGENPFICSVCGNSFTYKTHFDTHMRTHTGEKPFTCKLCGKSFSCNGSLKTHMIVHTQEKPFPCVQCGKCFRHKTTLDLHLKCHTGESPYICTFCGKNFSGKSTLNAHIRSHTGEKPFNCKLCEKSFTQKGHLKIHMKTHTGEKPFVCGQCGKCFSCETNLTYHMRIHSKEYNCQHCGQRFPDKRRLSWHEKVHSRESFICTHCGESFRLKGKFKAHMRIHTGGKPFACLQCKRSFKYKRDLKRHLQTHTGKKLQCSVSGKRLRKRSSLKDQKHDRSGGRQFNCDQCNKTFILPLHLQIHLKSHADVKPYLCSSCGKRFKWLSSLKWHQQIRICVKLKLRSHRSRK encoded by the exons atggcgtttattaaagaggagagagaaaaCTTGAGGATTGAAGAAACATTTAGTCTGAAACATGACCaaactgaggaacaaacag ACCTGATGGTGGTGAAAGAAGAGAGGCAAGATCAATATGAGAGACTTGAATTCAAAACTGGGGAAACATCCATGCAGTCTGAAACAACTTCATCACCAAAAAAAGTTCAGAAAACCGAATCTAGCAGTTGCTTCATCTGCCATCAATGTGAAAAGAGTTTCAAACATAAATATACCCTTCAAATGCACATGAACGTTCATACTGGAGTGAAGCCTTTCAAATGCCATGAGTGTGGAAAGAGATTCTCACGTAAAACAAACCTTAAATGCCACATGAACGTTCATACTGGAATGAAGCCTTTCATATGCCAACTGTGTGGACAATGTTTAGCACATAAACAAAGCCTTGATTTCCACATGAAAcgtcacactggagaaaagtcattcacatgtgatcagtgtggaatgAGTTTCATACAGAAAGTATCCTTCGATTACCACACGAAGAAAAAAAACTCAGGAGATAATGGTTTTACATGTAAACGGTGTGGAGAGAGTTTCAGTTGTAGAGGAAATCTCAAAAATCATACAAGACTTCACGCTGGAGAGAATCCTTTTATCTGTAGTGTGTGTGGGAATAGCTTCACATATAAAACACACTTCGATACCCACATGAGAACtcatactggagagaagccttttacCTGCAAACTGTGTGGGAAAAGCTTCTCATGCAACGGATCTCTGAAGACTCACATGATCGTTCACACTCAAGAGAAGCCGTTTCCATGTGttcagtgtggaaagtgtttcagGCATAAAACAACCCTTGATTTACACCTGAAATGTCACACTGGAGAGAGTCCTTACATCTGCACATTTTGTGGGAAGAACTTCTCCGGTAAATCAACCCTTAATGCCCACATTAGAAGTCACACAGGAGAGAAGCCCTTTAACTGCAAACTGTGTGAGAAGAGCTTCACACAAAAGGGACATCTTAAgattcacatgaaaactcacacaGGAGAGAAGCCTTTTGTGTGTGGTCAGTGTGGAAAATGTTTTTCATGTGAAACAAACCTTACTTACCACATGAGGATTCACTCAAAAGAGTATAATTGTCAGCATTGTGGACAGAGATTCCCAGACAAGAGACGCCTTAGCTGGCATGAAAAAGTTCATTCTCGAGAGTCTTTCATCTGCACTCACTGTGGAGAGAGTTTCAGACTGAAAGGAAAATTTAAGGCCCATATGAGAATCCACACTGGAGGGAAACCATTTGCCTGTCTTCAGTGTAAGAGGAGCTTCAAATATAAAAGAGACCTGAAACGTCATTTGCAAACACATACTGGAAAGAAGCTGCAGTGCTCTGTGAGCGGAAAGAGGCTTAGAAAAAGGAGCAGTTTGAAAGATCAAAAGCACGATCGCTCTGGAGGAAGGCAGTTTAATTGTGATCagtgtaataaaacatttattttgccattACACTTACAAATACACCTGAAAAGTCATGCAGATGTGAAACCATATTTGTGTTCTTCGTGTGGAAAGCGTTTTAAATGGCTCAGTAGCTTAAAATGGCACCAGCAAATACGTATCTGTGTGAAATTAAAGCTACGTTCTCACCGCAGCCGAAAGTGA